The nucleotide window CCGTTATCGGCAACAGCTTCTGAACTAAAATTTAAAACAATAATGCTTGACATCGGATTAATGACTTATCTAAGCGGCTTATCTTTACAAACAGAATATAAGAAATCTGACTTACTTGCTGTTTATAAAGGAGCTCTTGCAGAACAGTTTGTAGGACAAGAATTTATTGCAGCAGGACAAAAAGAATTATATTATTGGTCGAGAAATGCAAAAAGCAGTAATGCCGAAGTTGATTATTTGCTCGTAAAACAAAATAAAATAATACCGATTGAAGTAAAAAGCGGTGTATCCGGAAGTTTAAAAAGTTTACATCTTTTACTCAATACTTATAAAAATTGTGAAGATGCATATATTTTTTCAGATGCACAACCGGATAAAATACAAGAACAAAAACTAATGTTTTTACCTTTATATTACGCATACAGTTCAACAACTCAAAATATTACAATTTAAAAACGGTATATTTTTGTTTTCTAAACAAAAGAACAAGCAATATCATCGTTAAACTATTTCCAATAAAAAGCATCTGTCATCTTTGAACGTAAAATTTATGCAAAAACATTATATCATAAAACTTATAGAAGAAGGCGAACATCAACAATTGGATTTTAAATTTGCAGTAAATGACTCCAAAAAGATAGCCCGCTCTTTATCAGCTTTTGCAAATACCAACGGAGGAAGATTATTGATAGGTGTTAAAGATAACGGAAAAATTGCAGGTGTCAGAAGTGAAGAAGAATATCATATGATTGAAGCAGCATCTGAACTTTATACAAATCCAAAAGTCAATTTTAATACAATAAAACATATTATTGCCGGCAAACAAATTCTTGAAATTATTATTAAAAAAAGCAAAGACAGACCACATTCAGCACCTGATGAAAAAGGAAAAATGAAAGCTTTTATAAGAATTAATGATGAAAATTTATTGGCAAACGGGGTATTAATAAAAGTTTGGCAACAAGAGAAAAAAGATATCGGTGTAAAAATTCATTATAATGAAGCAGAGAAGTTTATCTTAAAATTCTTATCAGAAAATGAACATATAACTTTTTCAAAATTTTGCAAACTTGCCGATATTAAACGAGAATATGCAGAAAAAATTATTGTTGATTTTATACTCCTTGATCTTATTGAGATTGTTATTTCAGACAGTTTAATTTTTTATCGATTAAAGAACAATTAAATTATCTTCGATTTTATATAATCAATAAGCAAATCAATATCAGTATTTTCAGATCCGTGTTTCAGCAGATGATTTTTGTCTTCAAGAATACTTTCTTCAACAGGTTTTAATCCTGCAATATCTGTTGCTTTCATATACATATTCATTGCTTTCATTTTTTCTCCTTTGCAAAACAATACATGCCCGAAGTTAATAAAATCGTATGCTGTCGGTTTATGATCAAGCAACTTTTTATAATATTTTTCTGAAGTTTCAAAATTTCCCGATACAAAAGAGCACCATGCAATCGGTCGCATTGCCTTAACATTATCAGGTTCGTAATATTCCACTTTAAAATATTTCTTTAGTGCATTCTCATAATCTCCCATAGAAAGATAGCAATGTCCGATATTTGCTTGTATATATATGTTGTCTTCTTGTTCAAGTTCAGCTCTTTGATAATATTTTAATGCATTTTCAAAATCATACATTTTTCTGTA belongs to Bacteroidales bacterium and includes:
- a CDS encoding ATP-binding protein, encoding MQKHYIIKLIEEGEHQQLDFKFAVNDSKKIARSLSAFANTNGGRLLIGVKDNGKIAGVRSEEEYHMIEAASELYTNPKVNFNTIKHIIAGKQILEIIIKKSKDRPHSAPDEKGKMKAFIRINDENLLANGVLIKVWQQEKKDIGVKIHYNEAEKFILKFLSENEHITFSKFCKLADIKREYAEKIIVDFILLDLIEIVISDSLIFYRLKNN